One region of Yersinia bercovieri ATCC 43970 genomic DNA includes:
- a CDS encoding phage tail protein I, which yields MYPGPEAEPVCAAAQARLGEVPVPLRQLWSADLCPLPLLPYLAWAWSVDRWDESWPEATKRAVVKSSAYLHKRKGTIGALRRVVEPLGYLIRVIEWWKTNEAPGTFRLDVGVLETGITDEMYFELERLIDGAKPCSRHLVGLSINLDVSGAIPVSVASYDGDELTVYPYLPETITVSGQHYTGGTLHLIDSVSVNP from the coding sequence ATCTATCCGGGGCCGGAAGCTGAACCGGTATGTGCTGCCGCGCAGGCCAGATTAGGTGAGGTGCCGGTGCCGTTGCGCCAGTTATGGAGTGCCGACCTGTGCCCGCTACCGTTACTGCCCTATCTGGCGTGGGCGTGGTCGGTTGATCGCTGGGATGAGAGCTGGCCGGAAGCCACCAAACGCGCGGTAGTGAAATCTTCGGCTTACCTACACAAACGCAAGGGCACTATTGGCGCACTGCGGCGCGTGGTGGAGCCGCTCGGCTACCTTATTCGGGTGATTGAGTGGTGGAAAACCAATGAAGCGCCCGGCACTTTTCGGTTGGATGTCGGCGTACTGGAAACCGGCATTACTGACGAAATGTATTTTGAACTGGAGCGGCTGATTGATGGGGCCAAACCGTGCAGCCGCCATCTGGTGGGCCTGTCTATCAATCTGGATGTCTCCGGTGCGATCCCTGTCAGTGTCGCCAGTTACGACGGCGACGAGCTGACCGTTTACCCCTATTTACCTGAAACTATTACTGTGAGCGGCCAGCACTACACCGGCGGCACACTTCATCTTATTGAC
- a CDS encoding GPW/gp25 family protein has protein sequence MIYLGMNAQTGRRITDMDHITQSITDIVTTPITTRCMRRGYGSLLSDLIDDPQNPLLRLKAMSAAYSAIMRWEPRVVLTRVLLAQPQAGKMTLELQGQRTDLADSFNLAIPVGGGS, from the coding sequence ATGATCTACTTAGGCATGAATGCCCAGACCGGGCGACGCATTACCGACATGGATCACATCACCCAGTCGATCACCGATATCGTCACCACCCCGATCACCACGCGCTGTATGCGCCGGGGCTATGGCTCGCTGCTGTCTGACCTGATTGACGACCCGCAGAACCCGCTGTTACGGCTAAAAGCTATGTCGGCGGCCTACAGCGCCATCATGCGCTGGGAGCCGCGTGTGGTACTGACCCGCGTGTTATTGGCACAGCCGCAGGCGGGCAAAATGACGCTGGAGCTTCAGGGCCAGCGCACCGATCTGGCTGACAGCTTTAATCTGGCGATCCCCGTTGGAGGCGGTTCATGA